A stretch of DNA from Hirundo rustica isolate bHirRus1 chromosome 1, bHirRus1.pri.v3, whole genome shotgun sequence:
TAGTATTtgtgacattttcttttgaacCTGTTGCTGTAATCCTTTCATCTCTCTAAAAGTCATCCAAATAGCTTCTAATTCTGTCTACTTACTGTAGATTCCAGGGCAATTTTAACAGTTTcgtttgggggaaaaaacaaaaaagtcacTGTTAGTGCATGAGTTCTTGCACAGATTGATTCAGTAACTGTTCTTCATTATTTGATGCAGGATTTTGCTGAAAACAACCCACCACTCTGCTTTAGCATTTTTCTGTATTGTGGCGATAGTCATATATGTTACTGTGTTTataattgctttttgttttgtaaaaatgacatctgccttttttattgaGAAATAGACGCTACAAATTTGATACTCATGGGCTTAAACCTAGCTGCACAGAAATTGTTTCAGCACTGTAAATCAACCCTATGcttccattatttaaaaaaacactgaatGGAAACAAATTTGAGGGCAGTAATTGAAGTATTGTAATGCCTGCTTGTTTTCTCCTCCACTGTTAAAATGGTCTGTTCCTCAGCTAATTGAGTTCAAAAGGCTGACGTCATTGGATTTCCTGGAATCGTGTTGCAGTAGGGAACTGGAAAAGTTAAACTCCAAACAAGATACACATTGACGTCAGCTCCAAGTCATGCTGCGAATTTAGTCAGTTCCTTTCTGCCTCGTCAATTGCCTCCGGCAGCTCGGTAACATTAACTGCTTCCCTGCCGGCTCCTACGTGCTGCTGCTCAATGCCGGCGCACTCTGTTTCATTAATCCAAAGATAAGTATCTTCTCCGGGTCGATGGTTTTAATGCTCAAAGGGATAATGATTCATGCCTTGTGTAGCGAGTTCAGTGGCGAAGTTAAAAACCCTTTGATAATCAAGTCCCACCATTATGATTCATAGAGGGGGAGAATAGGCATCCGAATACATCGggcattttttcttttggatgGTCACTGAAAGAACTGGAGTGCAGGGATGCTCTCTAGTGTTCAGCAAGTTACTTTTTCCAAGAGGtgattgcttttttaatttattttttttaaaatgcacttttttttttcactagttGTCATTTgactttcttaattttctttttgtaagaCTCAACTAAAAGCTTCAGGTTTTTAGTGGCTTTTTGCTCCCTTACATTttaaggattaaaaaaacaaaaacacctgGGGCAGTGTGTTGGGGAAATGCACCAACTCCAGGTTTCTTGTTGTGTTAACAGTCTCAGTTCTACTTCTGGTACCGTAGGAAATGCATTAAACCTTCGTGAAGTGTCTTTAgaaacagccacagaagtttGGCAGTCTGGATGAAGCGTGTGTGACATTTGTCTCAGATGCTGAAATGGAAGGTGTGCTTCACTGTAATACAGATACATAACTAGGCTTAAActaactttgaaaaaaattaagtttattcCACTCTGTTTACAGCCTGTTTCATCTTTCCAGAGGTATTTTTCTGCGGAAATCAGTTCCACTGTAATTTCTTGAGATAAtatacaaaacatttttcagtctttgaagtatttttttgcaACGATATATCATAAAACATAGATTAGTGCACAGCTAAAAGATACTTTGTTAATGCTTTGCTatgcttttttcttgtttctaaaCAGTAGTGTCTGGATTTGCACTGTCTGTATCACCAGAATAGTTACAtatctgtgtttctgtgctggcaGGCTTGTAAGTGAGACAACTGTCAGGCAGAGACTGCCACTACTGGGACCTGCTCAGACTAGAATATTTACCAGTGGTGTTTGCTGATCCCAGCTGAGATAGGAACTTGCTTTTGTTAAGTCTTGCTGGAGGTACATGATCACACTGAGTCCTCTGAACAAAAGCAGCAGTTAGTCCTGTTTGCTGCCATCTGAGTATAAATCAGACAGACAACAAAGCAGTTGGTCTTGCCAGGCTGAGGTGATCTGGGTTGTGGAGCTTTCCCCATGACTTGATCTACAAAATGGTTTGCTTGGATTTCTAATTCATTGTAGCTAATGCAAACTAAGATAACATCTCTTTAATACCTAGTGATGAGACAGAAAAAGGTAGTTCTTACCATAGAGtctataaaatatatgtaatgTTTCCAGCATAAAGGGGAGCCTGAAGAGTTGCTAAAATTCCATGTTCATAATTAGTGAGCTGAGGTATCATTCCATTGACATGACTGGGACTGCTAAGAAATGTGGAGCACTTAAAGGGTTAAGCAATTCCTCTCTAGATGTACAAGATGACCAAGCCCTGTGTTCATGGCAGCTGCCTGTCAGTGCTCACAGGGCTCTTGTGGGCTgatttctccctccctctctgcctcccaCATCCCCAGGGGATTATCCAGGTCAGTTCACTGGTCCAGTTCATCTTGTAATTCCACAAACACTTTTACCCGCAGGACGGAGGTGGGGGAGGTGCATGGCGTTTAAGCTGATAATGATTTCAGGACATGGCTGTGGAATTGTAGTCTAAAGACAACCTGAttctattgttttgttttgaattaatGAAGCACTTGCATTAATATTGTAAGAATAATagtatatttttattaagtttatttttccccctataGTTAACTGATGTTTTTTAAGTGTTTAACTTGTCAGCCTCCCCAAATGTTTTTgtctgccttttattttttcgAGTTGTCCTAGTGTcagctggggtagagttaattttcttctaattagctggtacagtgctgtgttttggttttagaATGAGAGGGATGTTGAAGGCACACTCTTAGTTTGGTTGTTGCTCAGCAGTACTTGTGCTAAGCCAAGGACTTTCCAGCatctcatgctctgccagtgagtaggctgggggtgcacaCAAAGCTGTGAGGGATCACAGCcgggacagctgaccccagatAGTCAAAGGGATATTCTATACCATAAAGCATCAAGCTCAGCAGATAAACTGTAGGGAAAGCTGGCCTGGGGcctgctgctcagccacagGCTGGGCATCAGTTGGTGAGTGGTGAGCAATTGCTTTTAATTTGCATGTTATTTTTCTTGgtattatttcttcttcttcttcttcttcttttcctttacattacattaattattttattttacttacatCAAACTGTTCCCATCTCAACCTATGAGTTTTCATACCTCATTCTACATTGGGAGTTGTGTGGGTGGAGTGAACAAGTGACTGTGTGGTGCTTAGTTACAGGCTGGGGTTAAACTGTGAGACGTGTTTTTCCATTATTTGAATAATGCTTTAAAGAATTAAAGTATAAACTAAGTTTAACATAATAGCCTTGGAAACATCAGCTGTATACAGTTGCTTTAATGACTAAACTTGAAGTCCTTTTCtatcataaataaaatatttatggaaagGAATGGGTAAATACTTTCTTAGAATGTAAAgaggaatatattttttgtttgcttttattttctattagaCAAGACACAAGTACTTTGGACTTCCCTAGTGTTTTTAAGCTGAGGCGCATCATGTAGGGACAAGTACGtctgaaacaaagaaatgaCGTGAGACTGTCAGAACGGCGGTAGTTTCAGGTCATGTCAGATCAGCATTTAGCCTGGGGAGAGCACAAAACTGCTGAGCTCAGGAGCCGAATCTGACCTTTTGCCCTCTGATTTACTGTGCAGCTACACCCCTTCCTATGCAACTGCCATGCCTCCAGTTGTTTGCTGATGCTGCAGCATCCCGTGTGTGGTCCTCTTGCCCAGGGAACTAATGCCTGCACATCCTGAGCACTTGTCTGTTCCTTTTCATTGTAGCAACAGCAGCTCTCACTCCTTATCCAAGGGTTGCCAAACTGCTGTTGTAAGAGGAGGAGAGGCTGTAAAGCTGGTACTGTTGCTATCAcaaggaaggaggagaaagttGTCTTCTGAAGCAAATTGAGTCCTGTACAGGGAGAACAGGGTAGCATATAAACCTCAGTGGCTGCAACAGCAGGACCCTCTTTTTGTGGGATTGTGCAAGCAGGAAGTAAGTGTCACTGCTCAAACTGTTTCTCAGACTGCTTTCCTCATGTTGTCTAAAGAGAGCCATGTGGAAGCTTTCAGTCTGACTGGCTAGTGGGGCCACATGCTAGAGCAGTTCAGATACTTTACAATGTGGAAATAAGTGCTGTTAAGATAAAAACTATGGTTGTGTCATTACCGCATTGTGAAATAAGGTATCCTGGATAAATCATTGTCAGAAATTCTTTTCAgatacaccttttttttttttgctatacattttaaaatatatttcttttatacAGCTGCCACTGGAGACATGCCAGCGTACCAGATTCGAACTCCCACTACTACCTTACCTCAGGGAGTGGTTATGGCAGCCTCACCAGGGACTTTGCATAGCCCTCAGCAAATGGCAGAAGAGGCAACGCGCAAGAGAGAGCTGAGACTTTTGAAAAATAGGTAAGACTATGTAATAATTCACAGTCAGTGTTGCAAACCACTCCCCCTCCCCTACAAACATCATAATGAAGTTTTCTTCCTAAGGTCATGAGCAGTGCCTGTAACTGATGAATGGAAGGCAGGAAATTCTTTGTCAGTCATCCCATGTCCTTCTAGCTTAAGTATTGGTTGTTAACTCTGGAGGATTAGATTTGACCTCATACCCATGGATTTTTAGTTTGAAATTATTAGGTGGTTCAGAAATCAAGATCAGATAATTTTTGTGATGATCTAGAGTTATACTTTTTGTTGAATTTTACTTCCTGTCATCTCTCACTACTGACAGTATAATGACGAGTAGGggctttttcattttagaacaTCCCAGCAAAGAATTGGTTAGGAAAATAGCTGAGGATCTCATTAGCAGCTGTCCATTAATGATGCTGTGAAGAGGACTTACTCAAAGATGGAATGATAATTATAGCTTTCCTAAATACTTGGGTGCTGGGATGAGATACTTTGCATTGCCCCTGTCATTCTGTGAGGCACATTGTGTGAAGTTGCTGTATGTTTTTCAATTAGTTGTGGATTTGACTGAATGTTGTAAATGTCAGTCTTTCTCTGTGCATTCTTCTTGCTATTCTTAGGGGAGGCTGTCTATTTTATATGTGTAGCCAGCTCTGTCACTGGCAGATTAATAGTAGAAATAGTCTGCTCTGCAGATCTCTAATACACTGCTTAACCACTTGTCTTATGATTGAATTAATGGTATTGCTTTGCTCTCATGCCTGTTCTTTATTCTAAATTACTAATGAGGATCACTGCATTGTTGTGcctcctttttgtttcttctctcttcatttttaaaactagTCCCTATCCTATAGCTCATAAACTTGCAGGAATGTTAGCTTCTCACAATTTGATAGTTTATCGTGTTCCAAGGTGGTAAAGGAGGACTCCCAGTACTTCTAATATTTCCTCTGGAATTGAATGATTGTTTAGTCACATGCTTCTGAACACACTAGCCAAAGCATTTAGCTCTAATATAAGAGACTTTTGAGAAGAACTACAAGAATTGCTTCAGGCTATCAATTGCCAAAAACCACAGACTCATGTGGCTGAAATGGCAGCCAGTTCTGAAATGCTAATAAATTGTATTTGTTTGGACTTAAATTGTACCGTACATTGTTACAACATACTGTAAGTTTTATGTTCATCTAAGCTTGGCATCTAGtttttttatctgaaaagaGTAGTGttatgtttgtgttttctgcaaGTATATTCTCTGGGTCTGGTTTTAAGATTTTGATGGTAGAAGACAATGCTCCCCATAAACACACAAAGTAGAGTGTGACTGGaagaagaaatgctgctttccaTCCTAATCTTTAGTACAGTTCAAGTCAATACATTATCATTTACTCCCTCTTTTTCTCAGTTCTTCTGTGTATTGGTTCCATCTTTGTATTTGGTCATGCTGGATGCCTTTCAAGTTCTAGATGTTTTGGATTATATTTTAACTATGTTACTGCTTTTGGCTGTTATCCGATGTTCTGTTTGTGCAATCCAGCagttggtggtggtggttgttgttaTTGTGGAACCACAGGGATTGCAGGTAATTGCATTTATCCAGTCTTTGCCATATTGTGGCTGTTCCTGTAGTCATTTGCCTTGTATTGGTTCCAGGGAAGCTGCCAGAGAATGTcgcagaaagaagaaagaatatgTCAAATGTCTTGAAAATCGTGTGGCTGTGcttgaaaaccaaaacaagactCTCATTGAGGAACTCAAGGCCCTCAAAGATCTTTATTGTCATAAAGCAGAATAACTGTCTTTCATTTGGACCTCCTTTATTATGAACTTTAATCAAGGCATGAGAGGAAGCAATTCTACAGATTGCCATATGAACTTGAGAAAGAGACACTTGAGGCCCTTGTGGAACCCAGTTTTGCTTAGTGTTTTCAGACTGATTTGGGAGATATTCCAAAATTTGGAATTCTGTCATAGTCTCCATACTCTGCTGAGCTTTCTAATGGCATGCAAatggcttttttgtttgcactttttacttctgctttttGCAGGGAAGCTGCTAAAGAATGTCGACGTCGGAAGAAAGAATACATAAAATGTCTGGAGAGTCGTGTTGCAGTGCTAGAAGTTCAGAACAAGAAACTTATACAGGAGCTTGAAACCCTAAAAGACATTTGCTCTTCCAAAACAGattagtaaaaatatttattatactGTGAACTAAGATATGTCCAGTTGCTTTGTAAGACAATACATAGCCAACATGACTTATGGCTTTCTCTTTGTGTCATTTATAATATATTCCAACTCCTAACATTCCTGAAtgctttcctgctttttgtCAATTCATAGCTCTAATTTCAGGTTTTTCATGCACCATCCTTCTGTCTCCCAAGGAgccaaatgttaaaaaatataacaaagtaaaaaagtgCATAATTTCCAAGAGCTGTTTCTTTGCCATATATTTACATACTACTTTTTACATGTTATTGACTGTCCTGcacattcaaaatattttgcaattattttagATGAATCATAAAGATAATGCATCCAATAATACAAGAAAATCAAACAACCCAAGGTATCTCAGGAAAGAGTTTATAAAAGAATGTTATGATTATATGTATGTACTAGCATACTAGTCTACAGATTATTTTATGgcatatttttatattagtTGCTTTGTGGAAAAAAGTATTGTATTGCTGTCACTGAGTGCCATGGTTAAAGATAGTTTTTAATAGAACCATGTTGTTTAACCTGTGTAGTGTctgatttcctttaaaaacttggttgaaatgctttaaaatccATGACtgtctgaaagaagaaaaagggaaaaaagcacacCTAAGCTCATTACATGATGCTAAGTATATTGTAAATACTTGTAAGAAGCTCACTGTTTTATGGCTgctatttaaattttctgtaatCTGCAAAATACTTGATTCATAGGAGGTCTGTATATCAAAATTTAAATGTTCATCCCAAATACTTCACTTTTTAGATCCTGTACACCTGTGGATAGTTGCGTGTAGGGAAGATTGATGGTGCAGTTCTTTTTACAATTTCAGCAAACTGCTGCATGGTGGTCAAGGTGTCCTAAAGAATGAAGCTTTCCAATAAATGGTAACTGCTGATTCACTGGGTTCTGGAGTAGCCTACAATGAGAGCTgaagagttttaaaataaacccaTGTTTAAACCAGATTATAGCTCTCATAATTGGAGTATGTGCCAACTTTCCATTGTGCTTTGAGAAAAACTACTGCATATGCAAAGTTACTTCTGGgtactttttaaatttaggaGTGATCTAATTGTTTGGACAGTACAGTTTACGAGCAGAGTTATTTGGGAATTTTGCTGGAACTAATAGCACCATTGCCTTAGTGATGTGGTAGGAAGAAAGGCCTGGTTCCTACTTAATTGGTTTCACTGAGgggtgtgtgtgagtgtgtggaaggggaggagggatAGAATCATAGTGAAGTCATTGAGACTtcctaatttaatttaaactcAGTATGCATTTAACCCTCTTCATTCTGACCCTGTTGCAGTGGGTTGGTTTATgtatatgtttttttctttcttcctaaaTTACTTGAAATACACAGGATcattttctcaaatattttgaaaat
This window harbors:
- the CREM gene encoding cAMP-responsive element modulator isoform X9; this encodes MPAHSVSLIQRAATGDMPAYQIRTPTTTLPQGVVMAASPGTLHSPQQMAEEATRKRELRLLKNREAARECRRKKKEYVKCLENRVAVLENQNKTLIEELKALKDLYCHKAE
- the CREM gene encoding cAMP-responsive element modulator isoform X8; this encodes MLGSLEQFMLSSGRGTAESCVQKLIMAVTGDETAATGDMPAYQIRTPTTTLPQGVVMAASPGTLHSPQQMAEEATRKRELRLLKNREAAKECRRRKKEYIKCLESRVAVLEVQNKKLIQELETLKDICSSKTD
- the CREM gene encoding cAMP-responsive element modulator isoform X10, which translates into the protein MPAYQIRTPTTTLPQGVVMAASPGTLHSPQQMAEEATRKRELRLLKNREAARECRRKKKEYVKCLENRVAVLENQNKTLIEELKALKDLYCHKAE
- the CREM gene encoding cAMP-responsive element modulator isoform X7 — protein: MLGSLEQFMLSSGRGTAESCVQKLIMAVTGDETAATGDMPAYQIRTPTTTLPQGVVMAASPGTLHSPQQMAEEATRKRELRLLKNREAARECRRKKKEYVKCLENRVAVLENQNKTLIEELKALKDLYCHKAE